In the genome of Kitasatospora cathayae, one region contains:
- a CDS encoding NAD(P)/FAD-dependent oxidoreductase, translating to MSTTERPRILIVGGGYVGLYAAMRILKKMRYGEATVTVVDPRSYMTYLPFLPEAAGGNVAPRNLVAPLRKTLKQAEVLTGSVTGIDHARKVATIQPAAGDSYELPFEYLVVATGSVSRTFPIPGLAENGIGMKTVEEAIGLRNHVMAQLDKAESTTDPEVRRKALTFVVIGGGFAGIETVAEIEDMARDASKLYKTVSRDDMRFVVVEAANRILPEMGPDLGLWTKEKLEERNIEVYIETSMDSCVDGHVMLKNGMEMDAATIVWTAGVKPNPVLANFGLPLGPRGHVDTAPTLQVQGFDYVWSAGDNAQVPDLAAGEGAWCPPNAQHACRQAVVLGDNVISGMRGFPQKEYKHKNLGAVAGLGLHKGVAILFGKYKLKGRPAWWFHRLYHGAMVPTFNRKVRVFTDWTLAMFLKREAVGLSQMENPQLPIQEVTPPTKPVEAAEPAADKELASK from the coding sequence ATGAGCACCACGGAGCGTCCTCGCATCCTCATTGTCGGCGGTGGTTACGTCGGCCTGTATGCCGCGATGCGCATCCTCAAGAAGATGCGCTACGGCGAAGCGACCGTCACGGTCGTGGACCCGCGGTCGTACATGACGTACCTGCCCTTCCTCCCCGAGGCGGCCGGCGGCAACGTCGCGCCTCGCAACCTCGTCGCGCCGCTGCGCAAGACCCTCAAGCAGGCGGAGGTGCTGACCGGGTCCGTCACCGGCATCGACCACGCCCGCAAGGTCGCCACCATCCAGCCGGCGGCCGGCGACAGCTACGAGCTGCCCTTCGAGTACCTGGTCGTCGCGACCGGTTCGGTCTCCCGCACCTTCCCGATCCCGGGTCTGGCGGAGAACGGCATCGGCATGAAGACGGTCGAGGAGGCCATCGGCCTCCGCAACCACGTCATGGCCCAGCTCGACAAGGCCGAGTCCACCACCGACCCGGAGGTCCGCCGCAAGGCCCTGACCTTCGTCGTCATCGGCGGTGGCTTCGCCGGCATCGAGACGGTCGCCGAGATCGAGGACATGGCGCGCGACGCGTCGAAGCTGTACAAGACGGTCAGCCGCGACGACATGCGCTTCGTCGTCGTCGAGGCCGCCAACCGCATCCTCCCCGAGATGGGCCCGGACCTCGGTCTGTGGACCAAGGAGAAGCTCGAGGAGCGCAACATCGAGGTCTACATCGAGACCTCGATGGACTCCTGCGTCGACGGCCACGTCATGCTGAAGAACGGCATGGAGATGGACGCCGCCACCATCGTGTGGACGGCCGGCGTGAAGCCGAACCCGGTGCTGGCCAACTTCGGCCTGCCGCTGGGCCCGCGCGGCCACGTCGACACCGCGCCGACCCTGCAGGTCCAGGGCTTCGACTACGTCTGGTCCGCCGGCGACAACGCCCAGGTCCCGGACCTCGCCGCCGGCGAGGGCGCCTGGTGCCCGCCGAACGCCCAGCACGCCTGCCGCCAGGCCGTCGTCCTCGGTGACAACGTGATCTCCGGCATGCGGGGCTTCCCGCAGAAGGAGTACAAGCACAAGAACCTGGGTGCGGTCGCCGGTCTCGGCCTGCACAAGGGCGTGGCGATCCTCTTCGGCAAGTACAAGCTGAAGGGCCGTCCGGCCTGGTGGTTCCACCGCCTGTACCACGGCGCGATGGTTCCGACCTTCAACCGCAAGGTCCGCGTCTTCACCGACTGGACCCTCGCGATGTTCCTGAAGCGCGAGGCGGTGGGCCTCTCCCAGATGGAGAACCCGCAGCTTCCGATCCAGGAGGTCACGCCGCCCACCAAGCCCGTCGAGGCCGCCGAGCCGGCCGCCGACAAGGAGCTCGCCAGCAAGTAA
- a CDS encoding FtsB family cell division protein, with product MAARPRFTSRATVLVLVLCSLVAILAYPTRQFISQRAEISAQRAKADHARQQVDQLRRDKARWQDPEYVKAQARARLHYAVPGETPYIAVDPSGAVAQPSASATTATPSADAAAGPAKAAKPWYASIWDSVDAADTDTAALAPATPRPLPPSPVGDPTPHDH from the coding sequence TTGGCGGCCCGGCCTCGGTTCACGAGCCGGGCGACCGTCCTCGTCCTGGTGCTCTGCTCGCTGGTGGCGATCCTGGCCTACCCGACGCGGCAGTTCATCTCCCAGCGCGCCGAGATCTCCGCCCAGCGGGCGAAGGCCGACCACGCGCGCCAGCAGGTCGATCAGCTGCGCCGGGACAAGGCCCGCTGGCAGGATCCGGAGTACGTCAAGGCGCAGGCCCGCGCCCGGCTGCACTACGCGGTGCCGGGGGAGACCCCGTACATCGCGGTGGACCCGTCCGGCGCGGTCGCCCAGCCGTCCGCCTCCGCCACCACGGCCACCCCCTCCGCCGACGCGGCGGCGGGCCCGGCGAAGGCCGCCAAGCCCTGGTACGCCAGCATCTGGGACTCGGTGGACGCCGCCGACACCGACACCGCCGCGCTGGCCCCCGCGACCCCCCGTCCGCTCCCACCGTCCCCCGTTGGAGACCCCACCCCCCATGACCACTGA
- the eno gene encoding phosphopyruvate hydratase, giving the protein MPSIDVVVAREILDSRGNPTVEVEVGLDDGSTGRAAVPSGASTGAFEALELRDGDKNRYFGKGVEKAVLAVIEQIGPELVGYDATEQRLIDQAMLDLDATPDKSSLGANAILGVSLAVAHAASEASDLPLFRYLGGPNAHVLPVPMMNILNGGSHADSNVDIQEFMIAPIGAESFSEAVRWGVEVYHTLKGVLKERGLSTGLGDEGGFAPNLDSNREALDLITEAIQKAGYVPGRDVALALDVAASEFYKDGAYQFEGKALSSAELIEYYSELVEAYPLVSIEDPLDESDWDGWKAMTVKLGDKVQLVGDDLFVTNPARLAKGIETGTANALLVKVNQIGSLTETLDAVELAQRNGYRCMMSHRSGETEDVTIADLAVATNCGQIKTGAPARSERVAKYNQLLRIEEILDDAAEYAGRGAFPRFRSAE; this is encoded by the coding sequence GTGCCGTCCATCGATGTCGTCGTAGCCCGTGAGATCCTCGACTCCCGCGGCAACCCCACGGTCGAGGTCGAGGTCGGCCTCGACGACGGCAGCACGGGTCGTGCCGCTGTTCCGTCGGGTGCCTCGACCGGCGCCTTCGAGGCGCTGGAGCTGCGCGACGGTGACAAGAACCGCTACTTCGGCAAGGGCGTGGAGAAGGCCGTCCTGGCCGTCATCGAGCAGATCGGCCCGGAGCTGGTCGGCTACGACGCCACCGAGCAGCGCCTGATCGACCAGGCCATGCTCGACCTGGACGCCACCCCGGACAAGTCCTCGCTCGGCGCCAACGCCATCCTGGGCGTCTCGCTGGCCGTCGCGCACGCCGCCTCGGAGGCCAGCGACCTGCCGCTGTTCCGCTACCTGGGCGGCCCGAACGCGCACGTCCTGCCGGTCCCGATGATGAACATCCTCAACGGCGGCTCGCACGCGGACTCCAACGTCGACATCCAGGAGTTCATGATCGCCCCGATCGGCGCGGAGTCCTTCTCCGAGGCCGTCCGCTGGGGCGTCGAGGTCTACCACACCCTCAAGGGCGTGCTGAAGGAGCGCGGCCTGTCCACCGGCCTCGGCGACGAGGGCGGCTTCGCGCCGAACCTGGACAGCAACCGCGAGGCCCTGGACCTGATCACCGAGGCCATCCAGAAGGCCGGCTACGTGCCCGGCCGCGACGTCGCGCTGGCCCTGGACGTCGCCGCCTCCGAGTTCTACAAGGACGGCGCCTACCAGTTCGAGGGCAAGGCCCTCTCGTCCGCCGAGCTCATCGAGTACTACTCCGAGCTGGTCGAGGCCTACCCGCTGGTCTCCATCGAGGACCCGCTGGACGAGTCGGACTGGGACGGCTGGAAGGCCATGACCGTCAAGCTGGGCGACAAGGTCCAGCTGGTCGGCGACGACCTGTTCGTCACCAACCCGGCCCGCCTGGCCAAGGGCATCGAGACCGGCACCGCCAACGCCCTGCTGGTGAAGGTGAACCAGATCGGCTCGCTGACCGAGACCCTGGACGCCGTCGAGCTGGCCCAGCGCAACGGCTACCGCTGCATGATGTCGCACCGCTCCGGCGAGACCGAGGACGTCACCATCGCCGACCTGGCCGTCGCCACCAACTGCGGCCAGATCAAGACCGGTGCCCCGGCCCGCTCCGAGCGCGTCGCCAAGTACAACCAGCTGCTGCGCATCGAGGAGATCCTCGACGACGCCGCCGAGTACGCCGGCCGCGGCGCGTTCCCGCGCTTCCGCTCTGCGGAGTAA
- a CDS encoding Ppx/GppA phosphatase family protein gives MTRVAAIDCGTNSIRLLVADLDPDTGEITDLDRRMIINRLGQGVDRTGRLHPDALARTFAACREYREIITGFGVGPERTRFVATSASRDAENSDEYVKGVRDILGVEPEVVSGEEEAHLSFVGATKELTGGQFPAPYLVFDLGGGSTEFVLGEADVQAARSVDIGCVRLTERHFAGAELPSEEQIEQARAHVRAELDKAEEVVPLTGAATLVGLAGTVTTVSAIAQDLPEYDSARIHHSRLSRERVAEIARELLAATHAERAAIPSMHPGRVDVIAAGALELLEIMDRTGAAELVVSEHDILDGIAWSTAS, from the coding sequence ATGACCCGGGTGGCCGCGATCGACTGCGGCACCAACTCGATCCGGCTGCTGGTCGCCGACCTCGACCCGGACACGGGCGAGATCACCGACCTCGACCGCCGGATGATCATCAACCGGCTGGGCCAGGGCGTGGATCGGACCGGCCGGCTGCACCCGGACGCGCTGGCCCGCACCTTCGCGGCCTGCCGGGAGTACCGGGAGATCATCACCGGCTTCGGCGTCGGCCCGGAGCGCACCCGCTTCGTCGCCACCAGCGCCTCCCGGGACGCCGAGAACAGCGACGAGTACGTCAAGGGCGTGCGCGACATCCTGGGCGTCGAGCCGGAGGTGGTGAGCGGCGAGGAGGAGGCGCACCTGTCCTTCGTGGGCGCCACCAAGGAGCTGACCGGTGGCCAGTTCCCCGCTCCCTACCTGGTCTTCGACCTCGGCGGCGGCTCCACCGAGTTCGTGCTCGGGGAGGCGGACGTGCAGGCCGCGCGCTCGGTGGACATCGGCTGCGTGCGGCTGACCGAGCGGCACTTCGCCGGCGCCGAGCTGCCCTCCGAGGAGCAGATCGAGCAGGCCCGGGCACACGTGCGGGCCGAGCTGGACAAGGCCGAGGAGGTCGTCCCGCTGACCGGCGCGGCCACCCTGGTGGGCCTGGCGGGGACGGTCACCACGGTGTCCGCGATCGCCCAGGACCTGCCCGAGTACGACTCGGCGCGGATCCACCACTCCCGGCTCAGCCGCGAGCGGGTCGCGGAGATCGCCCGCGAGCTGCTGGCCGCCACCCACGCCGAGCGGGCGGCCATCCCGTCGATGCACCCGGGCCGGGTGGACGTGATCGCGGCCGGCGCGCTGGAGCTGCTGGAGATCATGGACCGCACCGGCGCCGCCGAGCTGGTCGTGAGCGAGCACGACATCCTGGACGGCATCGCCTGGAGTACGGCCTCCTGA
- a CDS encoding ABC transporter ATP-binding protein produces MEGRIREPARSTPVTTSTAAALHTGLAAARATGLNKVYGEGETRVVALDDVSVTFPRGEFTAIMGPSGSGKSTLMHCMAGLDTVSSGSTTIGDTELVGLKDKQLTQLRRDHIGFIFQAFNLLPTLTALENITLPMDIAGRKADQAWLDRVVDTVGLSGRLSHRPSQLSGGQQQRVACARALAGKPDIIFADEPTGNLDSRSGAEILSFLRNSVRELGQTVVMVTHDPVAASYADRVVFLADGRIVDELHAPTADTVLDRMRRFEAKGRTS; encoded by the coding sequence ATGGAAGGACGAATCCGCGAACCAGCAAGGAGCACCCCCGTGACCACGTCGACCGCGGCCGCCCTCCACACGGGCCTGGCGGCCGCCCGCGCCACCGGTCTGAACAAGGTCTACGGGGAGGGGGAGACCCGGGTCGTCGCCCTCGACGACGTCAGCGTCACCTTCCCCCGGGGCGAGTTCACCGCCATCATGGGCCCCTCCGGCTCCGGCAAGTCCACCCTCATGCACTGCATGGCCGGCCTGGACACCGTCTCCTCCGGCTCCACCACCATCGGCGACACCGAACTCGTCGGCCTCAAGGACAAGCAGCTCACCCAGCTGCGCCGCGACCACATCGGCTTCATCTTCCAGGCCTTCAACCTGCTCCCCACCCTGACCGCCCTGGAGAACATCACCCTCCCCATGGACATCGCCGGCCGCAAGGCCGACCAGGCCTGGCTCGACCGGGTCGTCGACACCGTCGGCCTCTCCGGCCGCCTCAGCCACCGCCCCTCCCAGCTCTCCGGCGGCCAGCAGCAGCGCGTCGCCTGCGCCCGCGCCCTCGCCGGAAAGCCCGACATCATCTTCGCCGACGAACCCACCGGCAACCTGGACTCCCGCTCCGGCGCCGAGATCCTCTCCTTCCTGCGCAACTCCGTGCGCGAACTCGGCCAGACCGTCGTCATGGTCACCCACGACCCGGTCGCCGCCTCCTACGCCGACCGCGTCGTCTTCCTCGCCGACGGCCGGATCGTCGACGAACTCCACGCCCCCACCGCCGACACCGTCCTGGACCGCATGCGCCGCTTCGAGGCCAAGGGCCGCACCAGCTGA
- a CDS encoding ABC transporter permease — protein sequence MYRTALRNVLAHKGRLLMTALAVMLGTAFVAGTMVFSDTFGKALRDSNSKSYSDVAVQVVDRSAGSRASAKEKSEGGSATLTDETVQQLAALPGAAGARGVAGGFTGVADKQGNLIGQVWAARGANFAPGQDGRDPRYPMAEGRGPSSAKEIALDRKTAEKAGYKVGDTVRVAANGPVIEAQLTGVFTTDDPVVNTGGTLTLFDKATAQQTLLEPGRYSSIVLTAKPGTSQDALLAQVETKVSGRQFDVETGAKLQADEQAQIAQATDSMRTMLLVFAFISLFVGIFIIANTFTMLVAQRTKELALLRAIGASRKQVTRSVLIEALLIGTVSAAAGLLAGVGIGAGMQSLIGSLNENMPNGSLVIKPLTVVVTLLVGVLVTVLSALLPAVRAARIAPVAAMSSGDQPTSQKSLVVRNTIGAVLAGGGLALIGYGASTGDDSGRLPVGAGAFLALIGVFVLLPLLSRPVVALVGPLLRALGGTPGKLAQQNAVRNPRRTAATAAALTIGLTLVTGLTVLGTSIGDTIDRAVTRSMKADYIVSTANGMNLSGQVPAQIAKAPGVVASSPMTAAYWKLDGTSKAITGLDAAVLEQLAEIRLTSGSTDALGKGQLLVDQDVATKFNVTTGSTMTATYPDGSTGPLTVGGVYEKGGMLGPVLLANSEIAKHDPKPYVADVLVKGKDGATAALKQSLKDATGANPVIEVKSKQDVRDDFSQVITFALNLMYGLLGMAVLIAVLGVINTLAMSVFERKREIGMLRAIGLDRRGIKRMVRLESVVISLFGAGIGLLLGCFIAWAINGTLKSSLAGLTTVVPYGQLAVFLGLAGLVGLVAAIWPARRAAKLDILASIKTD from the coding sequence ATGTATCGCACCGCACTGCGCAATGTGCTGGCCCACAAGGGCCGACTGCTGATGACGGCGCTGGCCGTCATGCTCGGCACGGCGTTCGTCGCCGGCACCATGGTCTTCTCCGACACCTTCGGCAAGGCCCTGCGGGACAGCAACTCCAAGAGCTACTCGGACGTCGCCGTCCAGGTCGTCGACCGCTCGGCCGGCTCCCGCGCCTCCGCCAAGGAGAAGAGCGAGGGCGGCTCCGCAACGCTCACCGACGAAACCGTCCAGCAGCTGGCCGCGCTGCCGGGCGCGGCCGGTGCCCGCGGCGTGGCCGGCGGCTTCACCGGGGTCGCCGACAAGCAGGGCAACCTGATCGGCCAGGTCTGGGCCGCCAGGGGCGCCAACTTCGCGCCGGGCCAGGACGGCCGGGACCCGCGCTACCCGATGGCCGAGGGCCGGGGCCCGTCGAGCGCCAAGGAGATCGCCCTCGACCGCAAGACCGCCGAAAAGGCGGGCTACAAGGTCGGCGACACCGTGCGGGTGGCCGCCAACGGGCCGGTGATCGAGGCCCAGCTCACCGGCGTCTTCACCACCGACGACCCGGTGGTGAACACCGGTGGCACGCTCACCCTGTTCGACAAGGCCACCGCCCAGCAGACGCTGCTGGAGCCGGGCCGCTACAGCAGCATCGTGCTCACCGCCAAGCCCGGGACCTCCCAGGACGCGCTGCTCGCCCAGGTCGAGACCAAGGTGAGCGGTCGCCAGTTCGACGTCGAGACCGGCGCCAAGCTGCAGGCGGACGAGCAGGCGCAGATCGCCCAGGCCACCGACAGCATGCGCACCATGCTGCTGGTCTTCGCCTTCATCTCGCTCTTCGTCGGCATCTTCATCATCGCCAACACCTTCACCATGCTGGTCGCCCAGCGCACCAAGGAGCTCGCGCTGCTGCGGGCGATCGGCGCCAGCCGCAAGCAGGTGACCCGCTCGGTGCTGATCGAGGCGCTGCTGATCGGCACCGTCTCCGCGGCCGCCGGTCTGCTGGCCGGCGTCGGGATCGGCGCCGGGATGCAGTCCCTGATCGGCTCGCTGAACGAGAACATGCCGAACGGCTCGCTGGTGATCAAGCCGCTCACCGTCGTGGTGACCCTCCTGGTCGGCGTCCTAGTGACGGTCCTGTCCGCCCTGCTGCCGGCCGTGCGCGCCGCCCGGATCGCGCCGGTGGCGGCGATGAGCAGCGGTGACCAGCCGACCAGCCAGAAGAGCCTGGTGGTCCGCAACACCATCGGCGCGGTGCTGGCCGGCGGCGGCCTGGCGCTGATCGGCTACGGTGCCTCCACCGGCGACGACAGCGGCCGGCTGCCGGTCGGCGCGGGTGCCTTCCTGGCCCTGATCGGCGTGTTCGTGCTGCTGCCGCTGCTCTCCCGCCCGGTGGTCGCCCTGGTCGGCCCGCTGCTGCGGGCGCTGGGCGGCACCCCGGGCAAGCTCGCCCAGCAGAACGCGGTGCGCAACCCGCGCCGCACCGCGGCCACCGCCGCAGCGCTCACCATCGGGCTGACCCTGGTCACCGGTCTCACCGTGCTCGGCACCTCGATCGGCGACACCATCGACCGGGCCGTCACCAGGTCGATGAAGGCCGACTACATCGTCTCGACCGCCAACGGCATGAACCTCTCCGGGCAGGTGCCCGCCCAGATCGCCAAGGCCCCCGGGGTGGTGGCCTCCTCGCCGATGACCGCCGCGTACTGGAAGCTCGACGGCACCTCCAAGGCGATCACCGGTCTGGACGCGGCCGTCCTCGAGCAGCTCGCCGAGATCAGGCTGACCAGCGGTTCCACCGACGCGCTCGGCAAGGGCCAGCTGCTGGTGGACCAGGACGTCGCGACGAAGTTCAACGTCACCACCGGCTCGACGATGACCGCGACCTACCCGGACGGGTCCACCGGCCCGCTCACCGTCGGCGGCGTGTACGAGAAGGGCGGCATGCTCGGCCCGGTCCTGCTGGCCAACAGCGAGATCGCCAAGCACGATCCGAAGCCGTACGTCGCCGACGTCCTGGTCAAGGGCAAGGACGGCGCCACCGCCGCCCTCAAGCAGTCGCTCAAGGACGCCACCGGCGCCAACCCGGTGATCGAGGTCAAGTCCAAGCAGGACGTCCGGGACGACTTCAGCCAGGTCATCACCTTCGCGCTGAACCTGATGTACGGCCTGCTGGGCATGGCGGTCCTGATCGCCGTCCTGGGCGTGATCAACACGCTGGCCATGTCGGTCTTCGAGCGCAAGCGCGAGATCGGGATGCTGCGGGCGATCGGCCTGGACCGCCGCGGCATCAAGCGGATGGTCCGGCTGGAGTCGGTGGTGATCTCGCTCTTCGGCGCCGGGATCGGCCTGCTGCTCGGCTGCTTCATCGCCTGGGCGATCAACGGGACGCTGAAGTCCAGCCTGGCCGGGCTGACCACGGTCGTGCCGTACGGCCAGCTGGCGGTGTTCCTGGGTCTGGCCGGGCTGGTCGGCCTGGTGGCCGCGATCTGGCCGGCCCGCCGGGCGGCCAAGCTGGACATCCTGGCGAGCATCAAGACCGACTGA
- a CDS encoding LysM peptidoglycan-binding domain-containing protein — MLFVGTGRHRRRTQAEKAIAVAGVAGVGLALPLLTATGASAAPASAWDSVAQCESGGDWGINTGNGFYGGLQFTSSTWKAYGGTAYAAQANQASKGQQIAVAEKVLASQGPGAWPVCSLKAGLSKGGAPAAVDTSSDTKAQKQQAAPKQQAPKAAAKPVQQYKPKHAAPKQAEQPAEQPTAKQYAPKHAAPRAAQPAPSAATGHDYTVRAGDTLSGIAAAQGVHGGWQALYDGNRGTVGGDPNLIVPGQVLHLG; from the coding sequence ATGCTGTTCGTTGGAACTGGCCGTCATCGTCGTCGCACCCAGGCCGAGAAGGCCATCGCCGTCGCCGGTGTGGCCGGCGTCGGACTCGCGCTGCCGCTCCTCACCGCCACCGGCGCCTCCGCCGCCCCGGCCTCCGCCTGGGACTCCGTCGCCCAGTGCGAGAGCGGCGGCGACTGGGGCATCAACACCGGCAACGGCTTCTACGGCGGCCTGCAGTTCACCTCCAGCACCTGGAAGGCGTACGGCGGCACCGCCTACGCCGCGCAGGCCAACCAGGCCAGCAAGGGGCAGCAGATCGCCGTCGCCGAGAAGGTGCTCGCCTCGCAGGGCCCGGGCGCCTGGCCGGTCTGCTCGCTGAAGGCCGGCCTGAGCAAGGGCGGCGCCCCGGCGGCCGTGGACACCTCCTCGGACACCAAGGCCCAGAAGCAGCAGGCGGCGCCCAAGCAGCAGGCTCCCAAGGCCGCCGCGAAGCCGGTCCAGCAGTACAAGCCGAAGCACGCCGCCCCGAAGCAGGCCGAGCAGCCCGCCGAACAGCCGACGGCCAAGCAGTACGCCCCGAAGCACGCCGCCCCGCGCGCCGCCCAGCCGGCCCCGTCCGCCGCGACCGGCCACGACTACACCGTCCGCGCCGGTGACACCCTGTCGGGCATCGCCGCCGCCCAGGGCGTGCACGGCGGCTGGCAGGCGCTGTACGACGGCAACCGCGGCACGGTCGGCGGCGACCCGAACCTGATCGTGCCCGGCCAGGTCCTGCACCTCGGCTGA
- a CDS encoding Bax inhibitor-1/YccA family protein — MRSSNPVFSREGSFTREPGYAGFGTSGQAGAPYGNPYAGTQYAQPQGQGPLTDEQLYQMYNGPSAGPAATGRMTLDDVVARTAMTLLTLVAAGAVAWFALPFENYGFAIAASLVAMVVGLVASFKRSVSPPLILTYAALQGFAMGAWSHALNTVLNGIVIQAVLGTAAVFGAMLFAYRSGRIRVTARYQRIGLAVGLGFLLLMLVNVVAMAFGANLGLGSGPLGIVVGLVGIGLGAFFLSLDFAAIEEAIAQGAPQRESWRAAFGLTLSLVWIYMEMLRLIAILRGDD, encoded by the coding sequence ATGAGAAGCAGCAACCCGGTCTTCTCGCGGGAAGGGTCGTTCACCCGCGAGCCCGGTTACGCGGGGTTCGGAACGAGCGGTCAGGCCGGGGCTCCGTACGGCAACCCCTACGCGGGGACGCAGTACGCCCAGCCCCAGGGGCAGGGCCCGCTGACGGACGAGCAGCTCTACCAGATGTACAACGGGCCGTCGGCCGGCCCCGCGGCCACCGGACGGATGACGCTCGACGACGTGGTCGCCCGCACCGCCATGACGCTGCTCACCCTGGTCGCCGCCGGTGCGGTGGCCTGGTTCGCGCTGCCGTTCGAGAACTACGGCTTCGCGATCGCCGCCAGCCTGGTGGCCATGGTGGTCGGCCTGGTGGCCTCCTTCAAGCGCAGCGTCAGCCCGCCGCTGATCCTGACCTACGCGGCCCTCCAGGGCTTCGCGATGGGCGCCTGGTCGCACGCGCTGAACACCGTCCTGAACGGCATCGTGATCCAGGCGGTGCTGGGCACGGCGGCGGTCTTCGGGGCGATGCTGTTCGCCTACAGGAGCGGCCGGATCCGGGTCACCGCCCGCTACCAGCGGATCGGCCTCGCGGTCGGCCTGGGCTTCCTGCTGCTGATGCTGGTCAACGTGGTCGCGATGGCCTTCGGTGCCAACCTGGGGCTGGGTTCCGGCCCGTTGGGCATCGTGGTCGGTCTGGTCGGCATCGGTCTGGGCGCCTTCTTCCTGTCGCTGGACTTCGCGGCGATCGAGGAGGCCATCGCCCAGGGCGCCCCGCAGCGCGAGTCCTGGCGGGCCGCCTTCGGGCTCACCCTGTCGCTGGTCTGGATCTACATGGAGATGCTGCGGCTGATCGCGATCCTGCGCGGCGACGACTGA
- a CDS encoding cytochrome P450 family protein, which yields MPAQPDGAQPAAQPAPPLFTWEFAADPYPAYAWLREHAPVHRTKLPSGVEAWLVTRYADARQALADSRLSKNPAHHSEQAHRTGRVGIPGERQADLMTHLLNIDPPDHTRLRRLVSKAFTPRRVAEFEPRVQQLTDRLIDGFAQRGSADLIHEFAFPLPIYAICDMLGVPAEDQDDFRDWAGMMLRHTKPGHGGSQRGGVGRAVKRMRAYLLELIHRKRADLGDDLISGLIRASDHGEHLTENEAAAMAFILLFAGFETTVNLIGNGTYALLRNPGQRALLQESVARGETALLETGIEELLRYDGPVELATWRFATAPLTIGGVDIPVGDPVLVVLAAADRDPARFADENTLDLARSDNPHLGFGHGIHYCIGAPLARLEGRSALATLLSRLPDLRLAETPENLRWRGGLIMRGLRELPVEFSPEIRSPHALPEPPTH from the coding sequence ATGCCTGCTCAGCCCGACGGCGCCCAGCCCGCCGCCCAGCCCGCCCCGCCGCTCTTCACCTGGGAGTTCGCGGCCGACCCGTACCCCGCCTACGCCTGGCTGCGCGAGCACGCCCCGGTGCACCGCACCAAGCTGCCGAGCGGGGTGGAGGCCTGGCTGGTGACCAGGTACGCGGACGCCCGGCAGGCGCTCGCGGACAGCCGGCTGTCGAAGAACCCGGCGCACCACAGCGAACAGGCGCACCGCACCGGCCGGGTGGGCATCCCGGGGGAGCGGCAGGCGGACCTGATGACCCACCTGCTGAACATCGACCCGCCGGACCACACCCGGCTGCGCCGCCTGGTGTCGAAGGCGTTCACCCCGCGCCGGGTGGCCGAGTTCGAGCCGCGGGTACAGCAGCTGACCGACCGGCTGATCGACGGCTTCGCCCAGCGCGGCTCGGCGGACCTGATCCACGAGTTCGCCTTCCCGCTCCCCATCTACGCGATCTGCGACATGCTGGGCGTGCCGGCCGAGGACCAGGACGACTTCCGCGACTGGGCCGGAATGATGCTGCGACACACGAAGCCGGGTCACGGCGGCAGCCAACGCGGCGGCGTGGGGCGGGCGGTGAAGCGGATGCGGGCGTACCTGCTGGAGCTGATCCACCGCAAGCGGGCCGACCTCGGCGACGACCTGATCTCCGGTCTGATCCGGGCCAGCGACCACGGCGAGCACCTGACCGAGAACGAGGCCGCCGCGATGGCCTTCATCCTGCTCTTCGCCGGCTTCGAGACGACGGTCAACCTGATCGGCAACGGGACGTACGCGCTGCTGCGCAACCCGGGGCAGCGGGCGCTGCTGCAGGAGTCGGTGGCCCGCGGCGAGACGGCGCTGCTGGAGACCGGGATCGAGGAACTCCTGCGCTACGACGGGCCGGTGGAGCTGGCGACCTGGCGGTTCGCGACCGCGCCGCTGACCATCGGCGGGGTGGACATCCCGGTCGGCGACCCGGTGCTGGTGGTGCTGGCGGCGGCGGACCGCGACCCGGCCCGGTTCGCCGACGAGAACACCCTCGACCTGGCCCGGAGCGACAACCCCCACCTGGGTTTCGGACACGGCATCCACTACTGCATCGGTGCCCCGCTGGCCCGGCTCGAGGGGCGGTCCGCGCTGGCCACGCTGCTGTCCCGGCTGCCCGATCTGCGACTGGCCGAAACCCCGGAGAATCTGCGCTGGCGCGGCGGTCTGATCATGCGTGGATTGCGCGAACTTCCGGTCGAATTCAGTCCGGAGATCCGCTCTCCGCACGCCCTTCCTGAGCCGCCGACACACTGA